Proteins found in one Paraburkholderia caballeronis genomic segment:
- a CDS encoding APC family permease yields MKSSIQRNIGPLALMFTGLGSIIGSGWLFGAWKAAKIAGPAAICAWVIGAVVILAIALTYAELGAMFPESGGMVRYARYSHGALVGFISAWANWIAIVSVIPIEAEASIQYMSTWPYPWAHALFVDGSLTTNGLLLSAVLVVVYFMLNYWGVKLFARANTAITVFKFVIPGLTIIGLMAGAFHHENFGQAATFAPYGWSAVFTAVATSGIVFAFNGFQSPINLAGEARNPAKSVPFAVIGSILLALVIYVLLQIAYIGAVNPADVEKGWNLFNFKSPFAELAIALNLNWLAILLYIDAFVSPSGTGTTYMATTTRMIYAMERNNTMPKMFGNVHPLYGVPRNAMWFNLLVSFLFLFFFRGWSALAAVISVATVISYLTGPISLMALKRAATDLERPLHVPAMKVIAPFAFVCASLILYWAKWPLTGEIILLMVVALPVYFYFQGKSGWEGWGRDLKAAWWLVAYLPLMALLSLIGSKQFGGSNLIPYGWDMLTVAVFSLVFYFWGVNSGYRTEYLEEREKHDEILEGMGA; encoded by the coding sequence GTGAAAAGTTCTATTCAACGGAACATCGGCCCGCTCGCGCTGATGTTTACCGGTCTCGGCTCGATCATCGGATCGGGCTGGCTGTTCGGGGCGTGGAAAGCAGCGAAGATTGCCGGTCCCGCAGCTATCTGCGCGTGGGTGATCGGCGCGGTCGTGATTCTCGCGATCGCGCTCACCTACGCGGAACTCGGCGCGATGTTCCCCGAGTCCGGCGGCATGGTGCGCTACGCACGCTACTCGCACGGCGCGCTGGTCGGTTTCATCAGCGCGTGGGCGAACTGGATCGCGATCGTATCGGTGATTCCGATCGAGGCGGAAGCGTCGATCCAGTACATGAGCACGTGGCCGTACCCCTGGGCGCACGCGCTGTTCGTGGACGGTTCGTTAACGACAAACGGGCTCTTGCTGTCCGCGGTGCTCGTGGTCGTGTACTTCATGCTGAACTACTGGGGCGTGAAGCTGTTCGCGCGCGCGAACACCGCGATCACCGTGTTCAAGTTCGTGATTCCGGGCCTGACGATCATCGGCCTGATGGCCGGCGCGTTCCATCACGAGAACTTCGGCCAGGCCGCGACGTTCGCGCCGTACGGCTGGTCGGCGGTGTTCACGGCGGTCGCGACGAGCGGCATCGTGTTCGCGTTCAACGGCTTCCAGAGCCCGATCAACCTCGCGGGCGAAGCGCGCAATCCGGCGAAGAGCGTGCCGTTCGCGGTGATCGGCTCGATCCTGCTGGCGCTCGTGATCTATGTGCTGCTGCAGATCGCATACATCGGCGCGGTGAATCCGGCCGATGTCGAGAAGGGCTGGAACCTGTTCAACTTCAAGTCGCCGTTCGCGGAACTCGCGATCGCGCTGAATCTGAACTGGCTGGCGATCCTGCTGTACATCGATGCGTTCGTGTCGCCGAGCGGCACCGGCACGACCTACATGGCGACCACCACGCGGATGATCTACGCGATGGAGCGCAACAACACGATGCCGAAGATGTTCGGCAACGTGCACCCGCTCTACGGCGTGCCGCGTAACGCGATGTGGTTCAACCTGCTCGTGTCGTTCCTGTTCCTGTTCTTCTTCCGAGGCTGGAGCGCGCTCGCGGCGGTGATCTCGGTCGCGACGGTGATCTCGTACCTGACGGGCCCGATCAGCCTGATGGCGCTCAAGCGCGCGGCGACCGACCTCGAACGTCCGCTGCACGTGCCGGCAATGAAGGTGATCGCGCCGTTCGCGTTCGTCTGCGCGTCGCTGATCCTGTACTGGGCGAAGTGGCCGCTGACCGGCGAAATCATCCTGCTGATGGTCGTCGCGCTGCCGGTGTATTTCTACTTCCAGGGCAAGTCGGGCTGGGAAGGCTGGGGCCGCGACCTGAAGGCCGCATGGTGGCTCGTCGCGTACCTGCCGCTGATGGCGCTGCTGTCGCTGATCGGCAGCAAGCAGTTCGGCGGCTCCAACCTGATTCCGTACGGCTGGGACATGCTGACCGTCGCGGTCTTCTCGCTGGTGTTCTATTTCTGGGGCGTGAATTCGGGCTATCGCACCGAATACCTCGAAGAGCGCGAAAAGCACGACGAGATTCTCGAAGGCATGGGCGCCTGA